A portion of the Salminus brasiliensis chromosome 9, fSalBra1.hap2, whole genome shotgun sequence genome contains these proteins:
- the tmem53 gene encoding transmembrane protein 53: MGDDGIDYNIVFPEPQISEKYWPGSKEPVVILLGWAGCRDKHLSKYSSIYNTQGCVTVRYTAPLKTVFISESFGYKELRSTAHKLLEILFDYEVENNPVFFHVFSNGGFMLYRYMVELLQSHKQFSSLCVVGTVVDSAPGSQNVRGALRALKTTLGPNVNVLLRCFLLALFAVMVVLLRIVLYPLTKYFHKNHYDAMMEKPAPWPQMYLYSRADLVIRYRDVEQMVRALQKKGLSVESFDFITPAHVSLFRDCPEDYSSRCHTFLTSCMTSHEGTLTRKRFQVEH; the protein is encoded by the exons ATGGGAGATGATGGCATAGACTACAATATAGTCTTTCCAGAGCCTCAGATTTCAG AGAAATACTGGCCTGGGTCAAAGGAGCCAGTTGTTATTCTTTTAGGCTGGGCTGGCTGTAGAGACAAGCATCTATCAAAGTACAGCTCCATTTATAACACACAG GGATGCGTGACCGTGCGCTACACTGCACCCCTCAAGACTGTGTTCATCTCAGAATCGTTTGGCTACAAGGAGCTCAGAAGCACTGCTCACAAACTGCTGGAGATACTGTTTGACTATGAGGTGGAGAACAACCCTGTTTTCTTTCACGTCTTCAGCAATGGTGGCTTCATGCTCTACCGCTACATGGTAGAGCTCTTGCAAAGCCATAAGCAGTTCAGCTCTTTGTGCGTGGTGGGCACGGTCGTGGACAGCGCACCAGGGAGCCAAAATGTGAGAGGGGCCCTCCGCGCCCTCAAGACCACACTGGGTCCAAATGTCAACGTTCTGCTGCGGTGCTTCCTCCTTGCTCTGTTCGCTGTGATGGTGGTCCTGCTTAGGATTGTCCTGTACCCTCTGACCAAATACTTCCACAAGAACCACTATGACGCCATGATGGAGAAGCCAGCGCCCTGGCCTCAGATGTACCTGTACTCCAGGGCGGACCTGGTGATCAGGTACCGAGATGTGGAGCAGATGGTTAGAGCACTGCAGAAGAAAGGGCTGTCCGTGGAGAGCTTTGACTTCATCACCCCGGCCCACGTGAGCCTGTTCAGAGACTGTCCCGAGGACTACTCCAGCAGGTGCCACACCTTCTTGACCAGCTGCATGACCAGCCACGAGGGGACCCTAACAAGAAAGCGCTTCCAAGTGGAGCACTGA
- the opn4.1 gene encoding melanopsin-like, translating to MSLHSAQRGHLCHPGESNCTAGFKDSISSRNYKILHVPFHGPTHSHFHHHHHEPPHPFPTVDVPDHAHYIIGSVILMVGVTGVIGNALVVYVFCRSRSLRTPGNILVVNLAVADFFMSLTQSPVFFVASLHRRWVFGEKACELYAFCGGLFGICSMMTLTAIAADRCLAITRPLALLGRVSRSRAGAVLALVWLYALGWSLPPFFGWSAYVPEGLQTSCSWDYMSFTPSVRAYTILLFIFVFFIPLGIIGGCYLAIFQAIRSARREVKELDCGETHKMFERMKSEWKMAKVALLVISLFVISWSPYSIVALTATAGYAHHLTPYMNSVPAVIAKASAIHNPIIYAITHPKYRAAIARYVPLLRVILCVGEKDMRSSFSSSSGSSSRRPTLTSQCSLGVCIGNAARANGRWGKTRLSSASDTDSCWTESEADGSSVNSLPFARRVSTEISTDTAIPPQQASANTGSGQKVGQTEKVGSMPVPSITLEPDVSDGSVLSDGKAFLLSGN from the coding sequence ATGAGCCTCCACTCAGCTCAAAGAGGGCATCTCTGCCACCCTGGCGAGTCCAACTGCACTGCCGGGTTTAAGGACTCCATAAGCAGTCGCAACTACAAGATACTGCATGTGCCTTTCCACGGGCCCACCCACAGCCacttccaccaccatcatcatgaGCCTCCACACCCTTTCCCCACTGTGGACGTCCCGGACCACGCTCACTACATCATCGGCTCAGTCATTCTGATGGTGGGTGTCACTGGTGTGATTGGAAATGCGCTGGTTGTCTATGTCTTCTGCCGAAGCCGCTCCCTACGCACCCCGGGCAACATTCTGGTGGTGAACCTGGCTGTGGCTGACTTCTTTATGTCCCTTACACAGTCGCCGGTCTTCTTTGTGGCCAGCTTGCATAGACGCTGGGTGTTTGGGGAGAAAGCCTGTGAGCTCTATGCTTTCTGTGGTGGCTTGTTCGGGATCTGCTCCATGATGACCCTGACGGCAATAGCTGCTGACCGCTGCCTCGCCATAACCCGACCACTTGCCCTGCTGGGCAGGGTCAGCCGCAGCAGGGCAGGGGCAGTGCTGGCTCTAGTTTGGCTCTATGCTCTCGGCTGGAGTTTACCTCCCTTCTTTGGCTGGAGTGCCTACGTCCCGGAGGGTCTCCAGACCTCATGCTCTTGGGACTATATGTCCTTCACGCCATCGGTACGTGCCTACACCATCCTACTGttcatttttgtcttctttatccctCTGGGAATCATTGGTGGCTGCTACCTGGCCATATTCCAGGCCATCCGTTCAGCTCGGAGAGAGGTGAAGGAGCTGGACTGCGGGGAGACCCACAAAATGTTTGAGCGCATGAAAAGTGAATGGAAGATGGCCAAGGTGGCTCTCCTGGTCATCTCGCTCTTTGTGATATCCTGGTCACCTTATTCCATTGTGGCTCTGACTGCTACTGCGGGATATGCCCATCACCTCACTCCTTATATGAACTCTGTACCTGCAGTGATCGCCAAAGCCTCGGCCATCCACAACCCCATCATTTACGCCATCACCCACCCCAAATACAGAGCGGCCATTGCCCGCTACGTTCCCCTTCTCCGTGTCATTCTATGTGTAGGTGAGAAGGACATGCGCTCCTCCTTCAGCTCTAGCAGTGGCTCCTCATCTCGCCGGCCCACCCTCACCAGCCAGTGCTCCCTGGGTGTCTGCATTGGCAACGCTGCTCGAGCTAATGGCCGCTGGGGGAAGACCCGACTGTCCTCCGCCTCGGACACTGACTCTTGCTGGACAGAGAGTGAGGCAGATGGCTCAAGTGTCAACTCCCTGCCTTTTGCCAGAAGGGTATCTACAGAGATTTCTACAGACACTGCCATCCCTCCACAGCAGGCCAGTGCGAACACTGGCAGCGGGCAGAAAGTGGGGCAGACTGAAAAGGTTGGCAGCATGCCGGTGCCCTCCATTACCCTGGAGCCAGATGTGTCAGACGGAAGTGTACTTTCAGACGGTAAAGCTTTCCTCCTGTCTGGTAACTGA